Proteins encoded together in one Deinococcus irradiatisoli window:
- a CDS encoding DUF4032 domain-containing protein, protein MSVHTTNQAKTEVERARLLADVHDLLSVLRGMNNELTPFDWVRHLAPDGEYQLGLQAIPVDHIIGSVDRYREFDRYYLPKEKHLDERWVGVRSAQLDGKELPPIQVYKVGELYFVKDGNHRVSVARRQGQAYIDANVIELHVTVPPEEGDTLKDMIIKGEYAHFLKATDLDRVVPNHREILFTTPGRYAKLIEHINARRYYLDLKPGRQRPVTWEEAVESWHRRLYSRIVENIDAHDVMRRFPGRTEADLYLWVMDHRYFLSEKYGYDVGSELATVDFSKKYAPRLYKRLGQRMKLAWRGKLEPSF, encoded by the coding sequence ATGAGCGTCCACACCACCAACCAAGCCAAGACTGAAGTCGAGCGCGCCCGCCTGCTGGCCGACGTGCACGACCTGCTCAGCGTTTTGCGCGGCATGAACAATGAACTGACCCCCTTCGACTGGGTGCGCCACCTGGCCCCCGACGGCGAATACCAGCTCGGTTTGCAGGCCATTCCGGTGGACCACATCATCGGCTCGGTGGACCGCTACCGTGAGTTCGACCGCTACTACCTACCCAAGGAAAAGCACCTCGACGAGCGCTGGGTGGGCGTGCGCAGCGCCCAGCTCGACGGCAAGGAGCTGCCGCCGATTCAGGTGTACAAGGTCGGCGAACTGTACTTCGTCAAGGACGGCAACCACCGCGTCAGCGTGGCCCGGCGCCAGGGACAGGCCTACATCGATGCCAACGTGATCGAGTTGCACGTCACGGTGCCGCCGGAAGAAGGCGACACCCTCAAGGACATGATCATCAAGGGCGAGTACGCCCACTTCCTCAAGGCCACCGACCTCGACCGGGTGGTGCCCAACCACCGCGAAATCCTGTTCACCACGCCGGGACGCTACGCCAAGCTGATCGAGCACATCAACGCCCGGCGCTATTACCTCGACCTCAAGCCGGGGCGCCAGCGGCCGGTCACCTGGGAGGAAGCGGTGGAGAGCTGGCACCGCCGCCTCTACAGCCGGATCGTCGAGAACATCGACGCCCACGACGTGATGCGCCGCTTTCCGGGCCGCACCGAGGCCGATCTGTACCTGTGGGTCATGGACCACCGCTACTTCCTGAGCGAGAAGTACGGCTACGACGTGGGCAGCGAACTCGCCACGGTGGATTTCAGCAAGAAGTACGCTCCCCGGCTCTACAAGCGCCTGGGGCAGCGCATGAAGCTGGCCTGGCGCGGCAAGCTGGAACCGAGCTTCTGA